Proteins encoded together in one Anoxybacillus flavithermus window:
- a CDS encoding DNA methyltransferase: MNEKLSLSSENVIQNRINELGRIFPEVVKEGEVDIEKLKQFLGIENTTLKEKYEFTWAGKSNAIKAIQTPSIGTLIPSVEESVNFDSTGNLFIDGDNLEVLKLLQKSYYGKIKMIYIDPPYNTANDFIYPDNYREGLQDYLRYTGQINDEGNVISSNTETRGRFGTVKNFV, encoded by the coding sequence ATGAATGAGAAGTTATCGCTAAGTTCAGAAAATGTGATACAAAACAGAATTAATGAATTGGGAAGAATCTTCCCTGAAGTGGTAAAAGAAGGGGAGGTTGACATTGAAAAGTTAAAGCAGTTCCTCGGCATAGAAAATACAACGTTAAAAGAAAAATATGAATTTACCTGGGCAGGAAAAAGTAATGCGATAAAAGCTATCCAAACACCTAGTATTGGAACCTTAATCCCTTCTGTTGAAGAATCAGTTAATTTCGATTCAACAGGAAATCTTTTTATTGATGGCGATAATTTGGAAGTGTTGAAATTGTTACAGAAAAGCTACTATGGGAAAATAAAAATGATATATATTGATCCTCCTTATAATACAGCGAACGATTTTATTTATCCTGACAATTATAGAGAGGGTTTACAAGATTATTTAAGATATACAGGGCAAATTAATGATGAAGGAAATGTTATTAGCTCAAATACGGAAACAAGAGGTCGTTTCGGTACCGTCAAGAATTTTGTGTAA
- a CDS encoding ABC transporter ATP-binding protein, which yields MKYKYKKAKDYVLNGVTFTLNTKKLNVIVGLNGAGKTTLFDCLTGNLTPETGEISLPDKKEMLYLTQNIFFSPEIKGKDFAKFVARLSGKKGSNQIDDYLDFLDSRERELMAHLWSMKIGKMSVGERKWLFITLLSSIERKLYIFDEPTSGVDPSSRLKIMNKFKKLIENQRICIISTHQLQDLSYIDSHLIFLHKGKVLYEGDFQDWLKLFNTINPDEAFARMIEQG from the coding sequence TTGAAATATAAGTATAAAAAAGCAAAAGATTATGTGTTGAATGGTGTTACTTTCACGTTAAATACTAAAAAGCTTAATGTTATCGTTGGACTTAATGGTGCTGGAAAAACAACTTTATTTGATTGTTTAACTGGGAACTTAACTCCGGAAACAGGCGAAATATCACTACCTGATAAAAAGGAAATGCTTTATCTAACTCAAAATATATTTTTCTCACCCGAAATTAAAGGAAAAGACTTTGCAAAGTTTGTAGCTAGATTATCTGGAAAAAAAGGAAGTAACCAAATTGATGACTACTTGGACTTTTTGGATAGTAGGGAAAGAGAATTAATGGCACACCTGTGGTCTATGAAAATTGGTAAGATGTCTGTTGGTGAAAGAAAGTGGCTTTTCATAACCCTTCTCAGTAGTATTGAGAGAAAATTATATATCTTTGATGAACCGACAAGTGGTGTTGACCCTTCATCAAGATTAAAAATTATGAATAAATTTAAGAAATTAATTGAAAATCAGCGTATCTGCATAATCTCTACACATCAACTTCAAGACTTATCTTATATTGACTCGCATTTAATTTTTCTACACAAAGGTAAGGTCCTTTATGAAGGCGATTTTCAAGACTGGTTAAAATTATTTAACACAATTAACCCTGATGAGGCATTCGCAAGAATGATCGAACAGGGATAA
- a CDS encoding DUF4163 domain-containing protein, with protein MFKQRSILIVLALFMLTAYSQPLTLYSYTGGAHGITVKVPNNFDFHTGKSLQLDSPWASQTWVAPRLCDRR; from the coding sequence GTGTTTAAACAACGGAGCATATTGATCGTGTTGGCATTATTTATGTTAACAGCGTACAGTCAACCGCTTACGTTATACAGCTATACGGGCGGGGCGCACGGCATAACTGTGAAAGTGCCAAACAATTTTGATTTTCATACAGGCAAATCGTTGCAACTGGATTCGCCATGGGCTAGCCAAACGTGGGTAGCACCACGCCTATGCGATCGTAGATAG
- a CDS encoding IS256 family transposase, whose amino-acid sequence MSKSIPNVDWANQLESVIRQFVKEKLELIMREEIKHFLEIEQAGTSNMRNGYYQRNLDTQYGRIEGLLVPRDRNGEFQTQLFAPYQRHTGWLEEAVIKMYQSGMSTREIGKFIERILGNAYSPTTISRITDVVKEDIEKWHNRPLHQRYSALYLDGLYVKLRRETVEKEVIYVVLGVNEEGYREILDFFVGGQESAYVWQEILQHLYQRGVKEVLLGVFDGLPGLEEAFKAVYPKADVQRCVVHKVRNTLSRVRKKDQFEVAEDLKLIYRAPNKEMALQMFQQFESKWSSKYPREVQSWANELDVLLTFMDYPSSIRSVIYTTNAIERTIKEIRKRLKPMNSLNSLEAAEKIVYLTIQDFNEKWAGRKLRGFAEAHEALQRMFEERYN is encoded by the coding sequence ATGTCCAAAAGTATACCGAATGTCGACTGGGCAAATCAACTGGAAAGTGTCATTCGTCAGTTTGTAAAGGAAAAATTAGAACTGATCATGCGGGAAGAAATCAAACATTTCCTCGAAATCGAACAGGCCGGAACATCGAATATGAGAAACGGCTACTATCAACGAAATCTAGATACGCAATATGGCCGAATTGAAGGCCTTTTGGTCCCAAGAGATCGAAATGGGGAATTTCAAACGCAGCTGTTTGCCCCTTACCAACGTCATACTGGTTGGCTCGAGGAAGCCGTCATCAAAATGTATCAAAGTGGCATGAGTACGAGGGAAATTGGCAAGTTTATCGAACGAATTTTAGGAAATGCCTATTCTCCAACGACAATCAGTCGTATTACCGATGTAGTGAAGGAAGACATCGAGAAATGGCACAATCGTCCTCTACATCAGCGTTATTCGGCTTTATATTTGGATGGTTTATACGTAAAACTTCGTCGCGAAACCGTGGAGAAAGAAGTCATTTATGTGGTGTTAGGGGTGAACGAAGAAGGATATCGCGAAATTCTTGATTTCTTTGTGGGAGGACAAGAAAGCGCCTATGTATGGCAGGAAATCCTTCAACACCTCTATCAAAGAGGCGTCAAGGAAGTGCTTCTGGGCGTATTCGATGGACTACCGGGGTTGGAGGAAGCCTTTAAGGCGGTTTATCCGAAAGCCGATGTGCAGCGTTGTGTCGTTCACAAAGTCCGTAACACCCTCAGCCGTGTTCGGAAAAAAGATCAATTTGAAGTGGCAGAGGATCTCAAACTGATTTATCGCGCGCCGAATAAGGAGATGGCGTTACAAATGTTTCAACAGTTTGAGTCGAAATGGTCCAGCAAGTATCCGAGAGAAGTTCAATCTTGGGCCAATGAGTTGGATGTCCTCCTTACATTTATGGATTATCCAAGCAGTATTCGAAGTGTGATTTATACGACCAATGCCATCGAACGAACGATCAAGGAAATTCGGAAACGCCTAAAACCGATGAACAGTTTGAATAGTTTAGAAGCCGCTGAAAAAATCGTGTATTTGACCATTCAAGATTTTAATGAGAAATGGGCAGGGCGAAAGTTGCGAGGATTTGCCGAAGCGCATGAAGCCCTTCAACGAATGTTTGAAGAACGTTACAATTAA
- a CDS encoding IS701 family transposase, which yields MNRLAHHQGIHKFFITLGLALYFSKPVMKHLVHIVDAMITKGFSGTLTDLHHGSFHPNHRTTLSHFFTKSPWEEETLLRKLQQWVLHRVERSSKRENQPIFVSIDDTICQKTKPSSRATHAIQGCDWHYSHAEKKSIWGHSLVWLMVHTMTQAFPFAFRLYDKTAGKSKGELAIEMLSSLDVSRPVYVLMDSWYPSKTLVGACLKKGFHVIAMLKTNRILYPKGTAIQAKEFAKSMEPRDTRLVTVGKERYRVYRYEGALNGLKDAVVLLAWKADQPMTPKHLHCVLSTDRELSDEEILRYYAARWSIECFFRQAKDQLKLDGYRVRGRRAVKRYWILVQLAYMYSMFESNSDFSDGLDLLRKRKGHSLVEFIYRAAKQNIPIDTVKKQLHVA from the coding sequence ATGAATAGATTAGCACATCATCAAGGAATCCACAAGTTTTTCATAACGTTAGGGTTGGCGCTTTATTTCTCGAAACCTGTGATGAAGCATCTCGTTCATATCGTGGATGCGATGATTACAAAGGGCTTTTCGGGAACGCTGACCGATCTACATCATGGGAGTTTTCATCCGAACCATCGCACGACACTGAGCCATTTTTTCACGAAAAGCCCATGGGAGGAAGAGACGCTGCTTCGCAAACTCCAACAGTGGGTGCTTCATCGTGTCGAACGCAGCTCGAAACGAGAGAATCAACCCATTTTTGTTTCGATCGATGATACGATTTGCCAAAAAACGAAGCCCTCGTCACGGGCAACACACGCCATTCAAGGGTGTGATTGGCACTATTCTCACGCAGAGAAAAAATCGATTTGGGGACATTCTCTCGTTTGGCTCATGGTTCATACGATGACTCAAGCGTTTCCTTTTGCCTTTCGCCTCTACGACAAGACGGCGGGGAAAAGCAAAGGGGAACTCGCGATCGAGATGCTTTCTTCGTTGGATGTGAGTCGCCCCGTTTATGTGCTCATGGACTCTTGGTATCCATCGAAAACCCTCGTGGGAGCCTGCTTGAAAAAAGGGTTCCACGTCATCGCGATGCTGAAGACGAATCGGATTCTCTATCCAAAAGGGACGGCCATTCAAGCAAAGGAATTTGCCAAATCTATGGAGCCACGGGATACCCGCCTCGTCACGGTGGGAAAAGAGCGTTATCGGGTGTATCGCTACGAAGGTGCTCTGAACGGTCTCAAGGATGCCGTGGTGCTGCTCGCATGGAAAGCCGATCAGCCGATGACGCCGAAACATCTTCATTGCGTCTTGAGCACCGATCGCGAGCTAAGCGATGAAGAGATCTTGCGCTACTATGCTGCACGTTGGTCGATCGAATGTTTTTTCCGTCAAGCGAAAGACCAGCTGAAACTCGATGGATACCGCGTTCGCGGGCGTCGGGCGGTGAAACGGTATTGGATCTTGGTGCAACTTGCGTATATGTACAGCATGTTCGAGTCGAACAGTGATTTTTCGGATGGGCTCGATCTCCTGCGCAAGAGAAAAGGACATAGCCTCGTGGAGTTCATTTACCGTGCAGCAAAACAAAATATTCCCATTGATACCGTGAAAAAACAGCTCCACGTGGCATAA